From Neodiprion pinetum isolate iyNeoPine1 chromosome 7, iyNeoPine1.2, whole genome shotgun sequence, a single genomic window includes:
- the LOC124222906 gene encoding uncharacterized protein isoform X6, translating into MTEEKKIVSTAAPRKTKIFVGRLPENCRNDELRQLFLRFGEVTECDVMNRYGFVHMAREEDAATAIKTLHNSSFKGATINVEQSTGKSRGGGGGGGARRDGDRRGGPMRGGRGGRDGGRDGRPGPYNDRRGGSRDGGFGGNDRGGRGDFGRRGDFGSSRNGPGAGGGYNDYGNRGGGDYTGRGADFGGGYNDRGGYGQNSGSGLGGYSTSSPGMGGAYGPASGVSGGYGPTATPEYGRGADFGRAADFGARADFGGRSSASMGGDFSRGGPADYGRSDTFGGARTADYPPRNDYDRGVSGPMRNGGATAAYGGGFTEAGYSDGYDRTDPYGPRSAGRYPSG; encoded by the exons ATGACTGAAGAAAAG AAAATAGTTTCTACCGCTGCACCG AGAAAAACTAAGATCTTTGTCGGCCGACTGCCAGAAAATTGTCGAAACGATGAATTGCGTCAGTTGTTCCTACGTTTTGGCGAAGTCACAGAGTGTGATGTGATGAACCGTTACGGATTTGTTCATATGGCACGGGAAGAGGATGCAGCAACGGCAATCAAAACTCTTCACAATTCAAGTTTCAAAGGAGCAACCATCAACGTCGAACAATCGACAGGAAAATCTCGAGGGGGTGGCGGCGGGGGTGGTGCTCGGAGAGACGGTGATCGTCGGGGTGGTCCTATGAGAGGGGGACGCGGAGGTCGGGACGGAGGTCGTGATGGACGACCGGGACCATATAATGATCGTCGAG GTGGTAGCCGGGATGGCGGTTTTGGTGGCAATGATCGAGGTGGACGGGGTGACTTTGGTAGAAGAGGTGATTTCGGCAGCAGCAGAAATGGTCCCGGTGCCGGGGGTGGTTACAATGACTACGGTAATCGGGGAGGTGGCGATTACACTGGTCGTGGCGCTGATTTCGGAGGCGGATACAACGATCGTGGTGGTTACGGACAAAATAGCGGAAGTGGTCTAGGAGGGTACTCGACAAGCTCACCAGGAATGGGAGGAGCATACGGCCCTGCTTCAGGGGTTTCTGGAGGATACGGACCTACCGCGACACCGGAGTATGGAAGAGGTGCAGACTTTGGTCGAGCTGCAGACTTTGGAGCAAGAGCAGATTTTGGGGGCCGATCTT CAGCGAGTATGGGAGGTGACTTCAGTCGTGGTGGCCCAGCTGATTATGGTCGAAGTGACACATTTGGTGGCGCTCGTACTGCCGATTATCCACCAAGAAACGATTACGATCGCGGGGTATCAGGACCGATGAGGAATGGAGGTGCCACAGCAGCTTATGGCGGAGGTTTCACAGAAGCTGG TTACAGCGACGGATATGACAGAACGGATCCCTATGGTCCAAGGAGTGCCGGGCG ATATCCATCAGGATGA
- the LOC124222906 gene encoding uncharacterized protein isoform X1, with product MTEEKKIVSTAAPRKTKIFVGRLPENCRNDELRQLFLRFGEVTECDVMNRYGFVHMAREEDAATAIKTLHNSSFKGATINVEQSTGKSRGGGGGGGARRDGDRRGGPMRGGRGGRDGGRDGRPGPYNDRRGGSRDGGFGGNDRGGRGDFGRRGDFGSSRNGPGAGGGYNDYGNRGGGDYTGRGADFGGGYNDRGGYGQNSGSGLGGYSTSSPGMGGAYGPASGVSGGYGPTATPEYGRGADFGRAADFGARADFGGRSSASMGGDFSRGGPADYGRSDTFGGARTADYPPRNDYDRGVSGPMRNGGATAAYGGGFTEAGGFPAGSGVITKSQGETGGFTQDGPMQFNRNEGTPLTNFPLFDRPIGAVPNYSTGPGPQADMFSRRPGSAAPSGGYPPVGGGYSDGYDRTDPYGPRSAGRFPGPADSMPPRY from the exons ATGACTGAAGAAAAG AAAATAGTTTCTACCGCTGCACCG AGAAAAACTAAGATCTTTGTCGGCCGACTGCCAGAAAATTGTCGAAACGATGAATTGCGTCAGTTGTTCCTACGTTTTGGCGAAGTCACAGAGTGTGATGTGATGAACCGTTACGGATTTGTTCATATGGCACGGGAAGAGGATGCAGCAACGGCAATCAAAACTCTTCACAATTCAAGTTTCAAAGGAGCAACCATCAACGTCGAACAATCGACAGGAAAATCTCGAGGGGGTGGCGGCGGGGGTGGTGCTCGGAGAGACGGTGATCGTCGGGGTGGTCCTATGAGAGGGGGACGCGGAGGTCGGGACGGAGGTCGTGATGGACGACCGGGACCATATAATGATCGTCGAG GTGGTAGCCGGGATGGCGGTTTTGGTGGCAATGATCGAGGTGGACGGGGTGACTTTGGTAGAAGAGGTGATTTCGGCAGCAGCAGAAATGGTCCCGGTGCCGGGGGTGGTTACAATGACTACGGTAATCGGGGAGGTGGCGATTACACTGGTCGTGGCGCTGATTTCGGAGGCGGATACAACGATCGTGGTGGTTACGGACAAAATAGCGGAAGTGGTCTAGGAGGGTACTCGACAAGCTCACCAGGAATGGGAGGAGCATACGGCCCTGCTTCAGGGGTTTCTGGAGGATACGGACCTACCGCGACACCGGAGTATGGAAGAGGTGCAGACTTTGGTCGAGCTGCAGACTTTGGAGCAAGAGCAGATTTTGGGGGCCGATCTT CAGCGAGTATGGGAGGTGACTTCAGTCGTGGTGGCCCAGCTGATTATGGTCGAAGTGACACATTTGGTGGCGCTCGTACTGCCGATTATCCACCAAGAAACGATTACGATCGCGGGGTATCAGGACCGATGAGGAATGGAGGTGCCACAGCAGCTTATGGCGGAGGTTTCACAGAAGCTGG GGGTTTTCCAGCAGGGTCAGGAGTTATAACTAAAAGTCAAGGGGAAACTGGGGGATTTACTCAGGATGGACCAATGCAATTCAACAGGAACGAAGGGACTCCCCTTACTAATTTTCCTCTATTTGACAGGCCTATTGGTGCAGTACCCAATTATAGCACAGGTCCCGGGCCACAAGCGGACATGTTTAGCAGAAGACCGGGAAGTGCCGCTCCTAGCGGAGGGTACCCTCCAGTCGGTGGAGG TTACAGCGACGGATATGACAGAACGGATCCCTATGGTCCAAGGAGTGCCGGGCG CTTCCCAGGTCCGGCAGACTCGATGCCGCCGAGGTACTAA
- the LOC124222906 gene encoding uncharacterized protein isoform X5 — protein MTEEKKIVSTAAPRKTKIFVGRLPENCRNDELRQLFLRFGEVTECDVMNRYGFVHMAREEDAATAIKTLHNSSFKGATINVEQSTGKSRGGGGGGGARRDGDRRGGPMRGGRGGRDGGRDGRPGPYNDRRGGSRDGGFGGNDRGGRGDFGRRGDFGSSRNGPGAGGGYNDYGNRGGGDYTGRGADFGGGYNDRGGYGQNSGSGLGGYSTSSPGMGGAYGPASGVSGGYGPTATPEYGRGADFGRAADFGARADFGGRSSASMGGDFSRGGPADYGRSDTFGGARTADYPPRNDYDRGVSGPMRNGGATAAYGGGFTEAGYSDGYDRTDPYGPRSAGRFPGPADSMPPRY, from the exons ATGACTGAAGAAAAG AAAATAGTTTCTACCGCTGCACCG AGAAAAACTAAGATCTTTGTCGGCCGACTGCCAGAAAATTGTCGAAACGATGAATTGCGTCAGTTGTTCCTACGTTTTGGCGAAGTCACAGAGTGTGATGTGATGAACCGTTACGGATTTGTTCATATGGCACGGGAAGAGGATGCAGCAACGGCAATCAAAACTCTTCACAATTCAAGTTTCAAAGGAGCAACCATCAACGTCGAACAATCGACAGGAAAATCTCGAGGGGGTGGCGGCGGGGGTGGTGCTCGGAGAGACGGTGATCGTCGGGGTGGTCCTATGAGAGGGGGACGCGGAGGTCGGGACGGAGGTCGTGATGGACGACCGGGACCATATAATGATCGTCGAG GTGGTAGCCGGGATGGCGGTTTTGGTGGCAATGATCGAGGTGGACGGGGTGACTTTGGTAGAAGAGGTGATTTCGGCAGCAGCAGAAATGGTCCCGGTGCCGGGGGTGGTTACAATGACTACGGTAATCGGGGAGGTGGCGATTACACTGGTCGTGGCGCTGATTTCGGAGGCGGATACAACGATCGTGGTGGTTACGGACAAAATAGCGGAAGTGGTCTAGGAGGGTACTCGACAAGCTCACCAGGAATGGGAGGAGCATACGGCCCTGCTTCAGGGGTTTCTGGAGGATACGGACCTACCGCGACACCGGAGTATGGAAGAGGTGCAGACTTTGGTCGAGCTGCAGACTTTGGAGCAAGAGCAGATTTTGGGGGCCGATCTT CAGCGAGTATGGGAGGTGACTTCAGTCGTGGTGGCCCAGCTGATTATGGTCGAAGTGACACATTTGGTGGCGCTCGTACTGCCGATTATCCACCAAGAAACGATTACGATCGCGGGGTATCAGGACCGATGAGGAATGGAGGTGCCACAGCAGCTTATGGCGGAGGTTTCACAGAAGCTGG TTACAGCGACGGATATGACAGAACGGATCCCTATGGTCCAAGGAGTGCCGGGCG CTTCCCAGGTCCGGCAGACTCGATGCCGCCGAGGTACTAA
- the Tif-IA gene encoding RNA polymerase I-specific transcription initiation factor RRN3 has translation MSVTSSRLSSVSSILKGPGIRAKIINQANRVQFKLPKNLKDILLSFESGTSHKQYENLVCTIRDSEIRESELIDLLTETHACISLLGPSHRLFIEALLTLNWTTRSLQVTTIYKGFLEDLVSAHNYHAKLIIDKLVDRFKSEEDDNTTEWEFSKSKNQDLQTLRHVHDVLRMLMKIIPMATDVLLQSLVANYPYWRLNTQRHEIYIYALLQILEYAPHLRSDILSLIINRLIVLDVYAPRSEIDECEDDEDMEESDDAAQIIFALDEVQGDAIKNEKQKEIRKMKHPVAHTLDVCMEQVLAYIYNCCHNQGILNWESLKSLYHDVLKMFEQIILPTHASQHVQFIMFYICSFKPTVSEAFVNWLWQKVSDPNVAPVIRQSSVSYIASLLARATFIQLEMIKTTLLKMSMWIHSYISSQDSLECANSDVRVHGVFYTVCQAMFYVIAFRHKHLVETRKNLLFLQSLNLTKIIACRLNPLKVCQSAVVRNFAAVTRTYQLAYCYTIIEHNARSNLPVVQSTNRVTLWLDTFFPFDPYILLRSGSRFTSIYMVYQGSVSDEESTLTTCRDDNDDDDFMDETSIPLSSSCNHMDVFSYGTSPGFLQL, from the exons ATGTCTGTGACCTCGTCAAGGCTCAGCAGTGTATCGTCGATATTGAAAGGCCCAGGCATCAGagcaaaaattataaaccagGCAAACAGAGTACAATTCAAACTTCCAAAAAATCTCAAGGATATATTGCTTAGCTTCGAAAGTGGCACAAGTCATAAGCAATATGAAAATCTTGTGTGTACCATTCGTGACTCGGAAATTAGG GAAAGTGAGTTGATAGATTTGTTGACGGAAACACACGCTTGTATCTCGTTACTTGGCCCGTCACATAGATTATTTATCGAGGCACTGCTGACGCTTAATTGGACAACCAGATCGTTGCAAGTAACGACAATCTACAAAGGATTTCTCGAAGATCTAGTATCTGCTCATAACTATCATGCCAAGCTTATAATAGACAAGCTAGTAGATCGATTTAAATCTG aaGAGGATGACAATACTACGGAATGggaattttccaaatcaaaaaatcagGATCTTCAAACGTTAAGGCATGTGCATGACGTCCTGCGAATGcttatgaaaattattcccAT GGCTACCGACGTTTTGTTACAATCACTTGTAGCAAATTATCCTTACTGGAGGCTCAACACGCAAAGACATGAAATTTACATATATGCCCTTCTTCAAATACTGGAGTATGCCCCACATCTCAGATCTGACATTCTTTCACTGATAATCAACAG GTTAATTGTTTTGGACGTTTATGCGCCACGATCGGAAATAGACGAGTGCGAAGATGACGAAGATATGGAGGAAAGTGACGATGCGGCACAGATCATATTCGCATTAGATGAAGTGCAGGGTgatgcaataaaaaatgagaaacagaaggaaatacgaaaaatgaaacatccTGTGGCGCACACGTTGGACGTATGCATGGAGCAGGTgcttgcatatatatataactgcTGCCACAATCAGGGAATTCTCAACTGGGAATCGTTGAAAAGTCTCTATCACGATGTCCTAAAGATGTTTGAACAAATAATATTGCCCACGCACGCCAGTCAGCACGTACAGTTTATCATGTTCTATATTTGTAGTTTTAAACCGACAGTATCCGAAGCTTTTGTAAATTGGCTGTGGCAGAAAGTCTCAGACCCAAACGTTGCCCCTGTTATACGGCAATCTTCCGTATCCTATATCGCCAGTCTACTCGCCAGAGCTacatttattcaacttga aATGATCAAAACAACGTTATTGAAAATGTCTATGTGGATACACAGTTACATATCGTCGCAAGATAGCCTCGAGTGCGCCAATAGCGATGTAAGGGTGCACGGGGTATTTTATACCGTATGCCAGGCAATGTTCTACGTCATTGCTTTCAGGCACAAACATCTCGTCGAGACTAGAAAAA acttGTTGTTCCTTCAAAGCCTGAATCTGACGAAGATTATAGCTTGTCGACTGAATCcattaaaagtttgccaatcGGCAGTAGTGCGGAATTTTGCGGCTGTAACGCGCACCTACCAGCTGGCCTACTGTTACACAATAATCGAGCACAATGCTCGGAGTAATCTACCCGTCGTTCAAAGTACCAATCGTGTCACTCTCTGGCTGGAtactttctttccttttgaCCCCTACATTCTCCTGAGAAGTGGCTCAAGATTTACCTCGATTTACATGGTATATCAAGGCAGCGTCTCCGATGAGGAATCAACATTGACCACTTGCAGAGATGataatgacgatgacgatTTTATGGATGAAACCTCAATTCCTTTATCGAGCTCGTGCAATCATATGGATGTCTTCTCTTATGGAACGTCACCTGGTTTCTTACAACTTTGA
- the LOC124222906 gene encoding uncharacterized protein isoform X2: MTEEKKIVSTAAPRKTKIFVGRLPENCRNDELRQLFLRFGEVTECDVMNRYGFVHMAREEDAATAIKTLHNSSFKGATINVEQSTGKSRGGGGGGGARRDGDRRGGPMRGGRGGRDGGRDGRPGPYNDRRGGSRDGGFGGNDRGGRGDFGRRGDFGSSRNGPGAGGGYNDYGNRGGGDYTGRGADFGGGYNDRGGYGQNSGSGLGGYSTSSPGMGGAYGPASGVSGGYGPTATPEYGRGADFGRAADFGARADFGGRSSSMGGDFSRGGPADYGRSDTFGGARTADYPPRNDYDRGVSGPMRNGGATAAYGGGFTEAGGFPAGSGVITKSQGETGGFTQDGPMQFNRNEGTPLTNFPLFDRPIGAVPNYSTGPGPQADMFSRRPGSAAPSGGYPPVGGGYSDGYDRTDPYGPRSAGRFPGPADSMPPRY, encoded by the exons ATGACTGAAGAAAAG AAAATAGTTTCTACCGCTGCACCG AGAAAAACTAAGATCTTTGTCGGCCGACTGCCAGAAAATTGTCGAAACGATGAATTGCGTCAGTTGTTCCTACGTTTTGGCGAAGTCACAGAGTGTGATGTGATGAACCGTTACGGATTTGTTCATATGGCACGGGAAGAGGATGCAGCAACGGCAATCAAAACTCTTCACAATTCAAGTTTCAAAGGAGCAACCATCAACGTCGAACAATCGACAGGAAAATCTCGAGGGGGTGGCGGCGGGGGTGGTGCTCGGAGAGACGGTGATCGTCGGGGTGGTCCTATGAGAGGGGGACGCGGAGGTCGGGACGGAGGTCGTGATGGACGACCGGGACCATATAATGATCGTCGAG GTGGTAGCCGGGATGGCGGTTTTGGTGGCAATGATCGAGGTGGACGGGGTGACTTTGGTAGAAGAGGTGATTTCGGCAGCAGCAGAAATGGTCCCGGTGCCGGGGGTGGTTACAATGACTACGGTAATCGGGGAGGTGGCGATTACACTGGTCGTGGCGCTGATTTCGGAGGCGGATACAACGATCGTGGTGGTTACGGACAAAATAGCGGAAGTGGTCTAGGAGGGTACTCGACAAGCTCACCAGGAATGGGAGGAGCATACGGCCCTGCTTCAGGGGTTTCTGGAGGATACGGACCTACCGCGACACCGGAGTATGGAAGAGGTGCAGACTTTGGTCGAGCTGCAGACTTTGGAGCAAGAGCAGATTTTGGGGGCCGATCTT CGAGTATGGGAGGTGACTTCAGTCGTGGTGGCCCAGCTGATTATGGTCGAAGTGACACATTTGGTGGCGCTCGTACTGCCGATTATCCACCAAGAAACGATTACGATCGCGGGGTATCAGGACCGATGAGGAATGGAGGTGCCACAGCAGCTTATGGCGGAGGTTTCACAGAAGCTGG GGGTTTTCCAGCAGGGTCAGGAGTTATAACTAAAAGTCAAGGGGAAACTGGGGGATTTACTCAGGATGGACCAATGCAATTCAACAGGAACGAAGGGACTCCCCTTACTAATTTTCCTCTATTTGACAGGCCTATTGGTGCAGTACCCAATTATAGCACAGGTCCCGGGCCACAAGCGGACATGTTTAGCAGAAGACCGGGAAGTGCCGCTCCTAGCGGAGGGTACCCTCCAGTCGGTGGAGG TTACAGCGACGGATATGACAGAACGGATCCCTATGGTCCAAGGAGTGCCGGGCG CTTCCCAGGTCCGGCAGACTCGATGCCGCCGAGGTACTAA
- the LOC124222906 gene encoding uncharacterized protein isoform X4 — MTEEKKIVSTAAPRKTKIFVGRLPENCRNDELRQLFLRFGEVTECDVMNRYGFVHMAREEDAATAIKTLHNSSFKGATINVEQSTGKSRGGGGGGGARRDGDRRGGPMRGGRGGRDGGRDGRPGPYNDRRGGSRDGGFGGNDRGGRGDFGRRGDFGSSRNGPGAGGGYNDYGNRGGGDYTGRGADFGGGYNDRGGYGQNSGSGLGGYSTSSPGMGGAYGPASGVSGGYGPTATPEYGRGADFGRAADFGARADFGGRSSASMGGDFSRGGPADYGRSDTFGGARTADYPPRNDYDRGVSGPMRNGGATAAYGGGFTEAGPIGAVPNYSTGPGPQADMFSRRPGSAAPSGGYPPVGGGYSDGYDRTDPYGPRSAGRFPGPADSMPPRY, encoded by the exons ATGACTGAAGAAAAG AAAATAGTTTCTACCGCTGCACCG AGAAAAACTAAGATCTTTGTCGGCCGACTGCCAGAAAATTGTCGAAACGATGAATTGCGTCAGTTGTTCCTACGTTTTGGCGAAGTCACAGAGTGTGATGTGATGAACCGTTACGGATTTGTTCATATGGCACGGGAAGAGGATGCAGCAACGGCAATCAAAACTCTTCACAATTCAAGTTTCAAAGGAGCAACCATCAACGTCGAACAATCGACAGGAAAATCTCGAGGGGGTGGCGGCGGGGGTGGTGCTCGGAGAGACGGTGATCGTCGGGGTGGTCCTATGAGAGGGGGACGCGGAGGTCGGGACGGAGGTCGTGATGGACGACCGGGACCATATAATGATCGTCGAG GTGGTAGCCGGGATGGCGGTTTTGGTGGCAATGATCGAGGTGGACGGGGTGACTTTGGTAGAAGAGGTGATTTCGGCAGCAGCAGAAATGGTCCCGGTGCCGGGGGTGGTTACAATGACTACGGTAATCGGGGAGGTGGCGATTACACTGGTCGTGGCGCTGATTTCGGAGGCGGATACAACGATCGTGGTGGTTACGGACAAAATAGCGGAAGTGGTCTAGGAGGGTACTCGACAAGCTCACCAGGAATGGGAGGAGCATACGGCCCTGCTTCAGGGGTTTCTGGAGGATACGGACCTACCGCGACACCGGAGTATGGAAGAGGTGCAGACTTTGGTCGAGCTGCAGACTTTGGAGCAAGAGCAGATTTTGGGGGCCGATCTT CAGCGAGTATGGGAGGTGACTTCAGTCGTGGTGGCCCAGCTGATTATGGTCGAAGTGACACATTTGGTGGCGCTCGTACTGCCGATTATCCACCAAGAAACGATTACGATCGCGGGGTATCAGGACCGATGAGGAATGGAGGTGCCACAGCAGCTTATGGCGGAGGTTTCACAGAAGCTGG GCCTATTGGTGCAGTACCCAATTATAGCACAGGTCCCGGGCCACAAGCGGACATGTTTAGCAGAAGACCGGGAAGTGCCGCTCCTAGCGGAGGGTACCCTCCAGTCGGTGGAGG TTACAGCGACGGATATGACAGAACGGATCCCTATGGTCCAAGGAGTGCCGGGCG CTTCCCAGGTCCGGCAGACTCGATGCCGCCGAGGTACTAA
- the LOC124222906 gene encoding uncharacterized protein isoform X3 has product MTEEKKIVSTAAPRKTKIFVGRLPENCRNDELRQLFLRFGEVTECDVMNRYGFVHMAREEDAATAIKTLHNSSFKGATINVEQSTGKSRGGGGGGGARRDGDRRGGPMRGGRGGRDGGRDGRPGPYNDRRGGSRDGGFGGNDRGGRGDFGRRGDFGSSRNGPGAGGGYNDYGNRGGGDYTGRGADFGGGYNDRGGYGQNSGSGLGGYSTSSPGMGGAYGPASGVSGGYGPTATPEYGRGADFGRAADFGARADFGGRSSASMGGDFSRGGPADYGRSDTFGGARTADYPPRNDYDRGVSGPMRNGGATAAYGGGFTEAGGFPAGSGVITKSQGETGGFTQDGPMQFNRNEGTPLTNFPLFDRPIGAVPNYSTGPGPQADMFSRRPGSAAPSGGYPPVGGGYSDGYDRTDPYGPRSAGRYPSG; this is encoded by the exons ATGACTGAAGAAAAG AAAATAGTTTCTACCGCTGCACCG AGAAAAACTAAGATCTTTGTCGGCCGACTGCCAGAAAATTGTCGAAACGATGAATTGCGTCAGTTGTTCCTACGTTTTGGCGAAGTCACAGAGTGTGATGTGATGAACCGTTACGGATTTGTTCATATGGCACGGGAAGAGGATGCAGCAACGGCAATCAAAACTCTTCACAATTCAAGTTTCAAAGGAGCAACCATCAACGTCGAACAATCGACAGGAAAATCTCGAGGGGGTGGCGGCGGGGGTGGTGCTCGGAGAGACGGTGATCGTCGGGGTGGTCCTATGAGAGGGGGACGCGGAGGTCGGGACGGAGGTCGTGATGGACGACCGGGACCATATAATGATCGTCGAG GTGGTAGCCGGGATGGCGGTTTTGGTGGCAATGATCGAGGTGGACGGGGTGACTTTGGTAGAAGAGGTGATTTCGGCAGCAGCAGAAATGGTCCCGGTGCCGGGGGTGGTTACAATGACTACGGTAATCGGGGAGGTGGCGATTACACTGGTCGTGGCGCTGATTTCGGAGGCGGATACAACGATCGTGGTGGTTACGGACAAAATAGCGGAAGTGGTCTAGGAGGGTACTCGACAAGCTCACCAGGAATGGGAGGAGCATACGGCCCTGCTTCAGGGGTTTCTGGAGGATACGGACCTACCGCGACACCGGAGTATGGAAGAGGTGCAGACTTTGGTCGAGCTGCAGACTTTGGAGCAAGAGCAGATTTTGGGGGCCGATCTT CAGCGAGTATGGGAGGTGACTTCAGTCGTGGTGGCCCAGCTGATTATGGTCGAAGTGACACATTTGGTGGCGCTCGTACTGCCGATTATCCACCAAGAAACGATTACGATCGCGGGGTATCAGGACCGATGAGGAATGGAGGTGCCACAGCAGCTTATGGCGGAGGTTTCACAGAAGCTGG GGGTTTTCCAGCAGGGTCAGGAGTTATAACTAAAAGTCAAGGGGAAACTGGGGGATTTACTCAGGATGGACCAATGCAATTCAACAGGAACGAAGGGACTCCCCTTACTAATTTTCCTCTATTTGACAGGCCTATTGGTGCAGTACCCAATTATAGCACAGGTCCCGGGCCACAAGCGGACATGTTTAGCAGAAGACCGGGAAGTGCCGCTCCTAGCGGAGGGTACCCTCCAGTCGGTGGAGG TTACAGCGACGGATATGACAGAACGGATCCCTATGGTCCAAGGAGTGCCGGGCG ATATCCATCAGGATGA